TGAAGAACAACATTCAGATAAACGAGATTCAAACTGACCAAGAGctgcacaaagacaaacatttatctACACACATTTATTAATAACAGACCAAAAACCTGATTCTAATTAGAGCCCGACCAAGACTGGATCATTCAGATATCAATATATCGAccaataaacagataaaaacacacacaaaaaatcatCCAGACAATTAGAAATCAGGCCTAAAtgtctatttattattattattattattactaatgcACTAACCCTGAAACAATAAGAGACAAAgctgtttacatttgtaaactgtaaaataaataaagctgaagTGAAGTATAGTTTTAGTTTTCTCCAGCATACAGAACATTCAGTGgatttgtttttccaaaaactatttatgTCAGATataaaaaacagtgaaactgaaacagacCTTGTTGTGACGCAGCAGGTCACATCATGTGATTGGTCAGCACTGACTGTCAGTCTCCCGTGTTGCCTAGGTGACGCTGTGTTGCTCCATCAACGGTCACTACGACATCGTCTACCCGAGGAGCTACCCCGCCTCCGCCGCCCTCTGTCAGTGTGAGTACAGATCAGTGATCAATGATCAGTGATCAGTGAATCATCAGAGTGATTGACAGGAACGTAGTTATTGAATATTGGACACTTTTCTATCTGAAtttataaaatctaaaacatGTTTAGGATATGATGGAAAGGAGAATtctgatgattttctatattcttcttcttgtcaacaaatctcatatttggatccaaaccaacaataaactctGATCTCACTTAATGAAACTCTGAGGTTttggttccagaacagctgatcagagttgTTCAATCAGTCTGAGTGtgttcactctgagttaagCTCAACAGTCGTCATCAATGGAGCTCTGATACTatgagtcaccatggcaacaggtaaataaaaggcagagcctccgTGTGAATCCAGTGGACGTAGAGATATCaatgcatgtgtatgcagaCGTCAGAAATATTAACACATAATCTAcaatattataggaatgatgttccatcagtggaccaatcacatcatgactgATACAGATCATCATTCATGATTATTTATGCTGTATAATGTGTatctgtaatgtgtgtgtgtgtgtgtgtgtgtgtgtgtgtgtgtgtagctgttgTGTACGAGTTGCTCTACACTCAGGTGTTCGGGTGTGAGGAGGCGGAGCTCTGTCAGGCCATGGATGCCTTCAGGGTCGGGGGTCGTCGCTATAGAAACAGCCCATCAATGTGTAGTGATGTCGACATTGGATATGACACACCTGAGGACCGAGgtcacaggtacacacacacacctgaggaCCGAGgtcacaggtacacacacacacctgaggaCCGAGgtcacaggtacacacaccagCTTCGTTAGCAGCgctaaaaaacaacaaaatatggaGCTAGTTGTTTAGCGGGTTAGTTAGAAATAacgcagggaggaagagtacaatcagaaacagccacagtgatgatgatgtttgatgaagagctgcagacgaccagcacacctccaacaggtgctgtgctgtgtgatgGCGTCGTGGCTCGGCGTAACTACTctcagagcagagcagcgaCCTCGCGCGCTGTGCACGTAGCAGATGATAAAGAAATCCTTCACGAACTGATGTCAGCTCgagctgaaagtagaaaaaacggTTGGAAACGGAGCGTTCTGCTTCCTGCTCACAGGGAtgacttctacatacgtttacctcgttatGTGACCCGTCGGCCACTTTGAACATGAACATCTGACGTTGCGACATtatatgtgtgtctgaaaatgaggaaaagcaTAAAACGTCCCCTTATTATTATAGTCACACTAGACATGTGTTACAAAgtctttgtttacatgtttattttacatttaaaagccGCCATCATCCCAGTTTCAAGGGCAACTCCCCCGTTAACACACCTCCACCAATGAGCTGACTGATCACATCCTGTGTAACTGTCCATATAACACACCGTTACGTGAGGACACGTCAAGTGTTACagatacattaaaaaaacattaaaagtgtttattaatgctAAATGAGGTGCGTTTGTTTTATCCAGCAGGGAAGAGTCTGAGTCGGGCGGAGCTGCTGAGGAGAAACACCGAACTGTGACAGATGACggcaaggtgtgtgtgtgtgtgtgtgtgtgtgtgtgtgtgtgtttgtgtgtgtgtgtgtgtgtgtgtgtgtgtgtttgggggggcTGGTCATGTCTTAGTcactgaggtcaaaggtcatgtcTGAGAGGAGCGTTTACACCTGTTAGAATGAAAGATCTTGTAAGACAGCAGAGTCCTCAGTcatcgttgttgttgttgttgttgttggttgttTGTGCAGCTGCCTGCTGAAGCCCCGCCCCCCTCCAGACTGTCTCTGCCCTATAAAGTGATGAAGTCTCTGGATGGAGAGGTTTACAGAAACGTGGAGTTTGATGTTTGGCAGGACACCTGCAAAGGTAACAAACATGCTGGAAGGATCCTGAGAAGAAAGTTTGATTGttgttttgaaatatatttcCAGAATCAAAAGTCATGATGTTCAAATAAAAGGCCTAAAAATACTGAACCGCCTGTGAGATTCGTGACTGTACACACATGTGAGTGATGTTGAGGGAACACTGAGACGTGTGTAATCTCACTAAAATAACCTGATGACTATGTAatctgaactgtgtgtgtgacagagatgCAGAAGACAGACTACATGGTGTTTGCAGGGAGGCAGTACTTCCTGGGAGACAAGTGTCAGGTAAGAGAAGCTCTTAGGCATACTGGAAGAAGATTCATCAATATAGATcccaaaaatataaacacagcgGGAGATtggtgtgatttaaacagctgtttgttcTGATTATGCCAAAAACGCTTCTAAAAACGCTCTCTACGTAGATTGGCTGTTAGGATTAGCTCTCAATCACTCGTGGAGGAAAACTGAAAAGTTTGTTTCTCAAATCAGATTGTTTATCTTCTGTACGGTGGCCTTCTAAGGACAGCTCATTAAAAACCAGAATCTGTCGATCTGTAAATTTctgaagttttcctgctggactcCAGAtgttcctccttcactgtaagTTCATTCTCAGcgtttgtgctctggaggcttcaggtttccacatcacactcgtgtaagttgcatactggaccgtgattggctccaaagtagttgtgatgtcacacatcaTGTTTGCGGGTGCACGTGTTGAACTGAGATTTAAGATGATCAGAGAAACTTTCcgccttcagcagatgaatgttaaaagaaagaaactcttcacatacatcattctgcagagagaagagaacaacatccagcTGAGGGAACAAGAACACCACGTTTCTGAGTGGAAGGGACTAAAGGgtgttgaataaataataataaatgacatAATAATCAGAATATGTTGGTAAAATACTTTTTCAGGTGCGTCTGGAGCCGAAGGGGAAGTACTACAACGCCTTCATCCAGGAAGTAGGAACTCATTCATCAGCCGTCACCGTCTTCATCGAGGAGCTGGGAGAGAAgtaacacacaacaaaaactatTAACTTTTACCCTCAGACTAACTCTGAACCCTCAAACAGCCCTTTGAACAAGTGAGGGCCAGACAAAATGGTCTTAAAGTTAAACAGATCATCAAGGCTGAGCAACTGAAAGTGTATTCAGACTTTTGGTTCTACGTAAGAAGGCTGGTAGAGGCTTCACACTGGCCCGATCAAACAGTTTACCTGTAATAATGTTCCTCCCTGTCTGTCAGACAcctggttcctctgactgatctGAAACCAGTGAATCCAGTTCCAGCCTGGAATGTTGCTGCTCCCACTAGGAAAGGAGACCTTGGTATGTTtacactgagatccagtaacAGCCGTCAGACTACTCTAACACCCTCCAACTACCGTAACAGCCTTCCAACTACCGTAacaccctccaactaccctagcaccctccaactaccctagcaccctccaactaccctagCACCCCCCAACTACCGTAacaccctccaactaccctagCACCCTCCAACTACCGTAACACCCTCCAACTACCGTAACACCCTCCAACTACCATAACACCCTCCAACTACCGTAGCGCCCTCCAACTACCCTAgcaccctccaactaccctaacaccctccaactaccctagcaccctccaactaccctagCACCCCCCAACTACCGTAacaccctccaactaccctagcaccctccaactaccgtaacaccctccaactaccctagcaccctccaactaccctaacaccctccaactaccctagcaccctccaactaccctaacaccctccaactaccctagcaccctccaactaccctaacaccctccaactaccctagcaccctccaactaccctagCACCCCCCAACTACCGTAacaccctccaactaccctagcaccctccaactaccgtaacaccctccaactaccctagcaccctccaactaccctaacaccctccaactaccctagcaccctccaactaccctagcaccctccaactaccctagCACCCCCCAACTACCGTAacaccctccaactaccctagcaccctccaactaccgtaacaccctccaactaccctagcaccctccaactaccctaacaccctccaactaccctagcaccctccaactaccctaacaccctccaactaccctagcaccctccaactaccctaacaccctccaactaccctaACACCCCCCAACTACCGTAACACCCTCCAACTACCGTAACACCCTCCAACTACCATAacaccctccaactaccctagcaccctccaactaccctagcaccctccaactaccctaacaccctccaactaccctaacaccctccaactaccctagcaccctccaactaccctagCACCCTCCAACTACCGTAGCGCCCTCCAACTACCCTAgcaccctccaactaccctagCACCCTCCAACTACCGTAGCGCCCTCCAACTACCCTAACACCCTCCAACTACCATAacaccctccaactaccctagcaccctccaactaccctagcaccctccaactaccctagcaccctccaactaccctaacaccctccaactaccctagCACCCTCCAACTACCGTAGCGCCCTCCAACTACCCTAgcaccctccaactaccctagcaccctccaactaccctagcaccctccaactaccctaacaccctccaactaccctagCACCCTCCAACTACCGTAGCGCCCTCCAACTACCCTAgcaccctccaactaccctaacaccctccaactaccctaacaccctccaactaccctagcaccctccaactaccctaacaccctccaactaccgtaacaccctccaactaccctaACACCCTCCAACTACCGTAGCGCCCTCCAACTACCCTAGCGCCCTCCAACTACCGTAGCGCCCTCCAACTACCCTAgcaccctccaactaccctagcaccctccaactaccctagCACCCTCCATCTACCCTAacaccctccaactaccctagcaccctccaactaccctaacaccctccaactaccataacaccctccaactaccctagcaccctccaactaccctagcaccctccaactaccctagcaccctccaactaccctaacaccctccaactaccctaacaccctccaactaccctaacaccctccaactaccctagcgccctccaactaccctagcaccctccaactaccctagCACCCTCCAATTACCCTAgcaccctccaactaccctagcaccctccaactaccctagCACCCTCCAACTACCGTAGCGCCCTCCAACTACCCTAgcaccctccaactaccctagcaccctccaactaccctagCACCCTCCAACTACCGTAGCGCCCTCCAACTACCCTAACACCTCCAACTACGGTAacaccctccaactaccctagcaccctccaactaccctagcaccctccaactaccctaACACCCTCCAACTACCGTAGCGCCCTCCAACTACCCTAACACCTCCAACTACGGTAacaccctccaactaccctagCACCCTCCAACTACCGTAGCGCCCTCCAACTACCCTAACACCTCCAACTACGGTAacaccctccaactaccctagCACCCTCCAACTACCGTAACGGCATTCCGACTACTGTAACATCCTTCTGACTACCGTAAAGCCCAACTACTGCCTTTTACTCTCAGTCCTTGTCTCCTCTTGTCTCgttctgtctccctcttagaCTCAGACTCTCGTGGTCAGCGCCATCACCGCCATCGTTACTTCAGGAAGTCCCGGGGAAGCAGCGGGATGAAGGGGGCAGAGCTGCTGATGCCACCACCCTCCTCATATGGAGGCCCGGCCCCCTCTGCCCTGCCCCCTCGCTTCCAGCCAGCGGGCCACCCTcgccctccccctcccccatcACCCGGAGCAATGACCTATGACCCCTATGCACCCCCGCACCACCACCATCCCACAGCCAGACCTCCTCGCTACGGAGCCTCCAGGTAAGACACAACACGTGTCTGTTACCTGCTGAGTCCAGAAACATGTAGCCACACGGATAATGAGGAgaacctgcatgtgtgtgtgtgtgtgtgtgtctacctgtctcatGAATTCTGGCCAGAAGCTCCACCCGCTTCCTGAACCGTCACCTGATTGGTCCACAGCTGACCTATTACCACCCTGGCAGACGATATTACCATGACTATGAGAACTACGCCTTCAGGTCACGGTAAAACAAACGCATACAGCTGCATGTTGTCATTTCTGTGTTCTGATGTTCGCTTGTTAGGGCTGAAACTAGCAATCATTTTCTCTTAGTTGAGTATTTTTAGTCCAAAGTTAAGTCTCAGTACAGGTCCTGGTTTCCAACATGGCTGCTGTATAAGACTCCTGGTGTTGAACTGAGTGAGTTCTCATATCAACACCCTGCAGTCCACCAAGACTTAGTCCGTCACTCCATCAGTGTAGGTGTAGTTTAGGTGTTGTCGATGTTTCTTCAGAGCATGTCAGGAGGCCACCTCAGTTTGTTGATGAAGTCGTCggctttctgtttgtctctgccAATCATCTTCACAGTGTTCTGAGATCTTCTGAGATCCTCTCCTAGTTGGCTGATCTCCCGCTGCTTCAGTTGATCTTGTTTTAAAGTTGCTCTGTGTAAAATTAGATAAGAATAACGTAAGAGATAAGAATAACCATAAGAATAACTTCAGCAATGTTAAAGGGCTGgtattgtgtaaaacaataaagctGATGTTtgggatggatcagggtgatggTGGGGCCTCTTGTACTGTAAAATTACTGTTTTATCTCCTTGctctttttaagttatttgaaatttaaatattcacGGCTTAAGAGCAAGAGGTGTTGAAGCGGTACTTGTTACTACATCACAAGGTCAAATCAGTTCTGCAGGAAGCTTTAGCATGAGCCCGCCGCCGCCTAGCGCTGCGCTAAGTGCAAATGTAAAGTCTGTAGTCACAGCTTGCATCACAGCTGGATGACAAGCAAAGCAGGACAATGGAAGAAGGGCTGTGACAGTATGGACTTTTTCTTACTGTGGTGAAAAAGCAACATATCCCTGCAGTTTGGCAGTAGTGAAGATGCCAGACTTGGTGTTATATGGTCAGattttcaagtttttgtcaAGATTCTAGCTGTAGCATTCTGAACAAGCTGAAgaccagaggaaaagtcattaTAGTGATCAAGTCTGGAAGATTCAAATGTATGGATTAAGGTTTCAGTGTCACACAACAATTGAATAGGTTGGATTTTGGCAATATTACTAAGATGAAAAAACGCTGTCTCGGTAATAGTCTTGATATGAGACCGGAATGTCAGATGAGAATCAAAAATCCCTCCAAGGTTGTTGATGGTCGAGCTTTCAGAAATAATACTTATAAAAGTTCATattcatccattttttaaatttctgatagACATGCCTCTAAATGTAGGAGTTGGGAAAGGTCATTTGGCTTTACAGGAACATATAGCAGCGTATCATCAGCGTAGCAAACCATATTTGCAAATGATGTCATAAAGGGGAAGTAGATAGAAAAAGCATAGGGCCAAGGACCGATCCCTGGGGAACACCAAACTTTACCTCAGAAACTTCAGAGATTGTATCGTTGTTACTTACACATTGAGTTCtatttgataaatatgattGAAACCATGAAAGCACTGTCTCCTGGATACCAATATGCTTCTCCAAGTAGCCTGGAAGTATGCTGTGGtccacagtgtcaaaagctGCACTCAAGTCAAGAAGCAGCAGCAATGATGTTGAGTCAGAATCAACAGTAATTAGTAGATCATTGACTACTCTTGTCAAGGCAGTTTCAGTAGAATGATGAGACCGATGGATAAGCAGGCAGTGAGTTGATCAGCGACTACTCTCTCAAGTAATTCTGACATAAAAGGAAGATTGGAAAGTGGTCTATAATTGTTCAAAATTTTTAAGCAGCAGTTTTAGTTTTAGCAGTTTTAAAAGCTGAGTGCACTGAGCCCATGGACTActtaaaacaggaaacagttcCTTAAAAAGATTAGATGGTATAGGGTCTAAAATGCAGGTTGTGGGTTTGGAAGCAGGTACCAGGCTGGTAAAAACTGAAAGGGTGCAGTTGGTCTGAGTCACGGTGTCTGCATCCATCAAAGTACTGGAGAGTTCATTATTCTGAGAGGATTGTGGACCAGTGACTTTATCTCTAATTGAGTCAATCTTATTTGTGAAGAATTTCAGAAAATCATCAGCATTGTATGAAGAACTGTCGGCAGGGATGTTCTGTGAGGGTTTAGCAACAGtatcaaacagaaatgttaatgttaatcaAGTGAGAGAAATATGCTGTCCTAGCAGCTGAAAGTGCATGTTTATACTTCTTAAAATTCTCAACCCAGACATGGCGCTAACTCTTGTTTTGTTACACACCAAGTATATGTGATAAGTATATGTGTCAGGCTCTCAACACTTAGTGGGAGTGGAGAGAAACTTTGAAAAAGACACAGAAGTGATCAAAAACTGGAACCTGTCAAATAGATAGGAGGGTGCTGTGGAGGTCTATAAATGGTTAGTGCAAGAATGTGCTTTTGAGTATTAATAAGTTCTAATAATCATGACTAAATATTAAAACGTTGAGAAATCTCCAACTACcctaaacaaaaatgtgttcagtGCAGTTGACCAAATCAGAAGAGATGGTTACTATTCCAGCCGCTTCCTTGCCTCGTCTAGCGGAGAATAAAAAGCTATAATCAGGGGCAGAATAAGTGTTGCTGAGGCAGAGCAAACATTCAGTGAGAAATAGAAATGTAAACCATATTGAGAAATAAAATCACTAATATGGAAACTTACTAGACAGCGATCTAATGTTCAATAATGCAAACTTCAAATCAGGACATGGAAGGTGCAGAATCAAGCTTCTTGAAGCTGATTTGCACTAAGTTTTAGCCCTAGGCCTACTTCTTTGATGTACAGTGTAGGCAGCAGCTGGAGTTGTATGACGTAGGACAGGTATGTTGTGGTGGAGGTCACTGGGTAAACTGGGAGGGGCCATGCTGAGGTAGGTATGATGGGTATGTGGAGGCGGTAGGAAGCACATTTAACCAGAGATGTAGTTACCTGACTAGAACACTTCCCACCACAGTGAGAGCCAATCAGCACCACCCAACTCACACATGTATGTGTCAATCAACCACTTGAACCAGACCCAAACCACAAACCGCCAACTTCTGTTACCAACCATGTTTACTAAACACCAGCAGGCTCAGGGAGCTGTTGCCGGGCAGCAACGAgctgcagttttgttgtgaaatgtgtgattaTTACGACCTTTGGAcaccaacaggaaaaacaaaagagctgTGTTCTGCTGtcgctctggagcttgttttctgctcctttgttgagggaataatgttgttttagctgtgtgtgttcgGGAGTGGGCGACTCGTCATTGTGGGGTGTCTTGTCGTGCGATGTATAGTTGATGGTTGACGGAGGCAGCTAGCCGTCTCGTTAGCTGcagagctaatatctgcaggtgTTTCAAGAAAATTGTGAATAACAACAGAGAGAGCGGGGCAACCTGGGCATGTTCCTCACGAGATGCTGAAGAATGTAATAACAGCAGCCTTAGAGTTTTCATACACAGTACTGATCCACAGACAAACCCAAAGAATGACGGAGCTGTACGTAGGAATCTCCGTTCCACCATGACATCCAGGGAGATGGCAATTACTGGTCAATGCTTGAGGAGTTCAGCCATATTGAATGTAGTAATTATCAGCTGAGGACCTAGGCCAGCATTAATTATAGATGGCAACACTTTCACTAATCATGGAGCTAATACTTACGTCAGTCAACGTTAATTAAGCGTATACAGCGCTGCTTGAAAGTTCTTGAACCCTTTAGAAACTTCTCTGTTTCTCCATAAATATGATCTAAAACATGATGATCAGTCCTAAAGCTAGATGAAGGGATcccagttaaacaaatgagacaaaaaacattaaacttattgatttatttattgagcaaagttatccaatcttacatatttgtgtgaggcagAAGTATGTGAagccttgctttcagtaactggtgtgacctccttttgcagcaataacttgAACCAAACGTTTCCAGTAAgtgtttatcagctctgcacatcgTTCCTCTtcacagaacagtctcaactcagggatgcTGGTGGGCTTCTCACCatgaactgcctgcttcaggtccttcaactccatttctttaggattaaagtcaggactttgactcagaCATtgcaaaacattatctttcttctgctttaaccgttctttggtagaacgacttgtgtgtttagggttgtTGTGCTGCATGACTCACTTTATGTTGAAATTCAGTACACTGACGgatactttgacattttcctgCAGAATTTAGGGTAACAGTGGTGTTGAATGTCTTCAATTTATacatgatctgcctgacagtcgactggtggagtccaaactctttagaaatggttttgtaaccttTTCCAGCCTgatgagcatcaacaactcttcttctaaggtcctcagtaatctcctttgtttgagccatgacacacttccacaaacctgtttAGTGAAGactcagatttctcttcttcAAATAAGGcaacattggatcattttcctcaataaataacCAAACAAGTGTAAAGttattgtctcatttgtttaattgatgtttctttatctagttttaggaaATCTGATCATATTTTAGGtcatttatgcagaaatagagcaaattctaaagaGTTCACATACTTTCAAGCAGCGCTGTATGTCTATAATTTGAGGGATCCATTGCATCTCTGTCAGTTATATTAACGCTTCGTTAAATGTATTAGGCAAAGACTCCAAATTAAATCCTTCCCAATAAACTTTTGTTGGGATAGAAGCCAATATGCCCAAAAAATTCCTATAATATTGAACGGGAAAGCTGTCGACGCCTGGAGACCTCACTGCTTTAGTGCATCCAAGGACTCTACTCGTTGTTACTGGTTCATCTTCTCATCCTGGCTCCACGCTGACGTATAAATGTTCATAGAATCATTGACAGAcctgatttatttctttatgatgAGACTGATGCATCACACTTCTTAATGACAGgcataatgtaatgtaatttaaacTTTATCTTGCACAAGTCTTTATATAAATCATTTGTATAAGGCCGTCTGTTCTAATGTGGTTTCCTCTTCCAGCTGTAACGGGGGACTAGATGAGCCTCACAGTTTATAAGGTTTCCTTTATATGGCTGATAATAGTGACAGCCTGCAGTCTCtgcgttgtgttgtgatgatgatgatgatggtggactaaCGGCTGACAGTAACGTCAGTCGACTCCAACGAAGACGCTCCGAGGTCGATTCAGTGACGTCTGTTTATTGCTAACAAACACTTCAGGATCCGGAGGAAACGAGTCtgtaaaactatttaacataaataaaatcaaaactaataaatgatttctgtgaCGAAGCTTAATAACCgttaaataataaatcacaggGCCGACGGTCGAACCTCGACCAGGATCAATAACtcactatattacagattattgatacagatgaatcatagataatcactctgaatgtcaatatcattataattagtaataaagtctctctcaggtcagctgtacattattatttacaggttacacacacacctggtctGACTTGTTGCCCCGGTAACAggctttatagctgcatcgttACCATGGATACTATGTagccaagtattaaatattaaatataagataacagcataaaataatgaaaataacacaaatatgtaaccttacaactattaaataaaggtaaagtTATATTCTATATGAAAGGATTTTGCTGTTAAACATAATGACCATTTAAAGCTCAACTGATGtgtttaatgtaacatgcaggATAAAGATGTTACTTATTTGGCCCGTactgttttttcctctcatatATGTCCTGGATGTCTCCCTACTGTACATTTAATCTGCTGAGTGTTTATTTGCCTTTTAGCCTTACTTCCTGTTTCATAATACTATCAGACCAGTTTTACAATCTATCATCTGTTCAATAATGGATTtggacagcagagagagatcTAATCTAGAGGAGGATTCAAGTGTTTATTATCTGCAGAAAGCATCGCAGCAGTGTGTTCATGCCTGAGAGAACGTCATCGCTCTGTTtctacttgtttgtttgtgtctctgttcaGTCGCAGTCGGCGTCAGCTGGCGGCGGCTCTGAATAAAGAGTGTCAGTTCGGTTTCCCGGCGGAGACGGTGGACGAGCCGGCTGATCTGGACGCAGCCATCGCGTACTACCAGCTGGACGACGCCAACGACGCCGTTTTCCCTCCGCTGCCGGTGAGAGTAACAAAGAACCACGATACACAGTGAACAAAAAGAATGTTTGatacataacaataataataataaaaataacaataataataaaaataacaataacaataataataataaaaaggaccagtgtgtaaggatttagtggcatctagtggtgaggttgcagattagAAACTGAATACTGGGGATGGGCTGTTTAAGGCTGTTTAACTAATTTCAATATTCAAGTACTtgcaaaaaaatctgatgtaaGAATCTGAAATGAACACTGACGGAGGGTTAGCCTGCGTTTCTGTGCTGCTCAGACTGTAGACGTTAGCTCAGGGCTTCTTACCCCTAAATTCCACCGCGTTCCGGCTCCGACGCCGCCGCCGGAGCTGATCGCAGCCACTCTAGTCAATGTATCTGATTCCACCGGCCGCGCCGCGGCGCGTTTCAGAAGCGGCTCTGCGCTGAAGATCGGCGTCTCGTCTGTTTTTAACGGAAGCCGtgtcaagcagcacagagcagatcgagctggacaggaagtcagacgcagaaacagcattgagcatccggtcaattttcaaaataaaacaccccgtgcagactcctggtcgtatatcaacaataaacgaAATTAAAACAGACGGATAAAGAAACCGTTTAACTACGTAGCCTAA
The DNA window shown above is from Thunnus maccoyii chromosome 2, fThuMac1.1, whole genome shotgun sequence and carries:
- the alg13 gene encoding putative bifunctional UDP-N-acetylglucosamine transferase and deubiquitinase ALG13 isoform X4 — protein: MQKGLKKYFVNMDEYLCSLGLYRKMVARDASSLFRAVSEQLYYSQNYHQKIRQECANFMRANTCIFEPFVEGSFEKYLERLEDPKETVGQVEIKALSQLYRRCFLIYRYPGKPATVISEDDFIDKVTLCCSINGHYDIVYPRSYPASAALCQSVVYELLYTQVFGCEEAELCQAMDAFRVGGRRYRNSPSMCSDVDIGYDTPEDRGHSREESESGGAAEEKHRTVTDDGKLPAEAPPPSRLSLPYKVMKSLDGEVYRNVEFDVWQDTCKEMQKTDYMVFAGRQYFLGDKCQVRLEPKGKYYNAFIQEVGTHSSAVTVFIEELGEKHLVPLTDLKPVNPVPAWNVAAPTRKGDLDSDSRGQRHHRHRYFRKSRGSSGMKGAELLMPPPSSYGGPAPSALPPRFQPAGHPRPPPPPSPGAMTYDPYAPPHHHHPTARPPRYGASRSSTRFLNRHLIGPQLTYYHPGRRYYHDYENYAFRSRRSRRQLAAALNKECQFGFPAETVDEPADLDAAIAYYQLDDANDAVFPPLPSPGVAPPPNMGAPPPPAGSSYRVQRGPGPLPPAPPPGNTPVCSSEEDQEDTSTVEDQAEYTDEFIYSAQDQSYQTSGVYTAAEPSATQDEQEGSAADSPTRAEMNYSYTQQVVKPMTVICSSPSSSSSSPSSSSSRVPAAAHLPPAAHTQPRSVAMAIPAASPWLVNELGEPLCTVVAPPPYSYDPNGSDLPRDCRVLQYYFNLGVQWYHQSCWQQQQQAYPATSQEASYPYQHYPPYLSQDPPLHDLNLHMKGVAPSFL
- the alg13 gene encoding putative bifunctional UDP-N-acetylglucosamine transferase and deubiquitinase ALG13 isoform X5, translating into MQKGLKKYFVNMDEYLCSLGLYRKMVARDASSLFRAVSEQLYYSQNYHQKIRQECANFMRANTCIFEPFVEGSFEKYLERLEDPKETVGQVEIKALSQLYRRCFLIYRYPGKPATVISEDDFIDKVTLCCSINGHYDIVYPRSYPASAALCQSVVYELLYTQVFGCEEAELCQAMDAFRVGGRRYRNSPSMCSDVDIGYDTPEDRGHSREESESGGAAEEKHRTVTDDGKLPAEAPPPSRLSLPYKVMKSLDGEVYRNVEFDVWQDTCKEMQKTDYMVFAGRQYFLGDKCQVRLEPKGKYYNAFIQEVGTHSSAVTVFIEELGEKHLVPLTDLKPVNPVPAWNVAAPTRKGDLDSDSRGQRHHRHRYFRKSRGSSGMKGAELLMPPPSSYGGPAPSALPPRFQPAGHPRPPPPPSPGAMTYDPYAPPHHHHPTARPPRYGASRSSTRFLNRHLIGPQLTYYHPGRRYYHDYENYAFRSRRSRRQLAAALNKECQFGFPAETVDEPADLDAAIAYYQLDDANDAVFPPLPSPGVAPPPNMGAPPPPAGSSYRVQRGPGPLPPAPPPGNTPVCSSEEDQEDTSTVEDQAEYTDEFIYSAQDQSYQTSGVYTAAEPSATQDEQEGSAADSPTRAEMNYSYTQQVVKPMTVICSSPSSSSSSPSSSSSRVPAAAHLPPAAHTQPRSVAMAIPAASPWLVNELGEPLCTVVAPPPYSYDPNGSDLPRDCRVLQYYFNLGVQWYHQSCWQQQQQAYPATSQEASYPYQHYPPYLSQDPPLHV